A stretch of the Symmachiella macrocystis genome encodes the following:
- a CDS encoding outer membrane protein assembly factor BamB family protein produces MNGLRYLITLTLFCTSTAAMAENWSGFRGAAGTGVSNESNLPLEWSMDKNVAWKINLPGRGESSPAVNSKRLFVTSQTEDKALWVVAIERDSGTIAWKQKVGDGVLSAYGPKELYTHRHNPATPCPSADEQHVWAYFGTGLLVCLDVDGNEVWRRDLVKDYGPYEIRFGMASSPRLWGDNLYIACMTKGPSYVVALDKKTGDEVWKSDRKLPAADDGPDSYSSPIVLQTPKGDQLVVAGADHINAYDLDSGKQIWISGGLKVNSEFGRIISSPVVSEEVVVQCAPNPGKGGIGRAIAIKTGGKGDITQSGRMWTFPRESCDITTPTAYEGKLYMVRENGVGICMDLQTGDVHYRKRLGDSSYRASVLAGDGKVYCLSKNGLCTVLKMGPEGEILAKNKLEGDFFATPAIVDGTIYFRGNHRMYAVAAPRNATKP; encoded by the coding sequence ATGAACGGATTGCGATATCTCATCACGTTGACTTTGTTCTGCACTTCAACCGCAGCGATGGCTGAGAATTGGTCGGGCTTTCGCGGCGCTGCCGGGACCGGCGTTTCGAATGAGTCGAATCTCCCGCTCGAATGGTCGATGGATAAAAATGTGGCTTGGAAAATCAATTTACCGGGACGGGGAGAATCGTCGCCGGCGGTGAATTCTAAGCGTCTATTCGTCACCTCTCAGACCGAGGACAAAGCGCTGTGGGTGGTTGCGATTGAGCGTGACAGCGGCACAATTGCTTGGAAGCAAAAGGTGGGCGACGGCGTGTTGTCCGCCTATGGGCCCAAGGAACTTTACACGCACCGACACAACCCGGCGACCCCTTGTCCCTCGGCGGATGAGCAGCATGTCTGGGCCTACTTTGGCACCGGGTTGCTGGTCTGTCTCGATGTGGATGGCAACGAAGTTTGGCGGCGCGATCTGGTTAAGGACTACGGCCCTTATGAAATCCGTTTCGGCATGGCCTCCTCGCCGCGACTGTGGGGCGACAATCTCTACATTGCTTGCATGACCAAAGGCCCGTCCTACGTCGTCGCGTTGGACAAAAAAACCGGTGACGAAGTCTGGAAGTCCGACCGCAAACTCCCAGCCGCCGACGACGGACCAGATAGTTATTCCTCGCCCATCGTGCTGCAAACCCCTAAAGGCGATCAACTGGTGGTTGCCGGCGCGGACCACATCAATGCCTACGATTTGGATTCCGGGAAACAGATCTGGATCAGTGGGGGCTTGAAAGTGAATAGCGAATTCGGCCGCATTATCTCCTCGCCCGTGGTGAGCGAAGAGGTGGTCGTCCAATGCGCACCCAATCCGGGCAAAGGGGGGATCGGCCGGGCCATCGCCATAAAAACCGGTGGTAAGGGCGACATCACGCAATCGGGTCGCATGTGGACCTTTCCCCGCGAAAGCTGCGACATTACCACGCCCACCGCCTATGAAGGCAAATTGTACATGGTGCGGGAAAACGGCGTTGGCATTTGCATGGATCTGCAAACCGGCGACGTCCACTACCGCAAGCGGTTGGGGGATAGCTCTTATCGCGCATCGGTCTTGGCCGGCGATGGCAAAGTCTATTGCCTGAGCAAAAACGGTCTGTGCACCGTGCTAAAAATGGGGCCCGAGGGAGAAATTCTTGCCAAGAACAAACTCGAGGGAGACTTTTTTGCTACGCCCGCGATCGTGGACGGCACGATTTATTTTCGGGGCAACCACCGTATGTATGCTGTAGCAGCACCGCGCAACGCGACCAAGCCTTAA
- a CDS encoding tetratricopeptide repeat protein, translated as MQAIYNAVRYGDAPIDEGILVKTLAQVDAALATLREMNRSDIETLGESLASSLVPAETPGQVPAPSPVKPASATAPDIPAFPRSESADDLSRFMPVANPPIRKSLRILAGGFLWTLIVLVAGYYGHDKISSLLKKEEPAKLQWEDPERKLVQDRESRKGHQQFVTNRRALIQQTDIEKERQDLLVNLARFHLRNGEYGEFYFIYDSLIRQDPNNPHNKINFAGFLLDKTNPWYHDPNRALQLAEEAVALDPDTYSLRVLAEALYQTGDAEQAKDFRQKADIALYEAEIKGRGRLRGIGILRFSENGRGVPPVSGPGSLVPKKSGTAEWPGD; from the coding sequence ATGCAGGCGATCTACAATGCCGTCCGCTACGGCGATGCGCCGATCGACGAAGGAATCTTGGTCAAGACGCTCGCGCAAGTTGATGCTGCGTTGGCGACTTTACGCGAGATGAATCGATCGGACATCGAGACTTTGGGGGAATCGCTCGCAAGTTCTCTGGTTCCTGCTGAGACACCGGGCCAGGTTCCTGCTCCGTCGCCGGTGAAGCCAGCATCGGCGACTGCCCCTGATATTCCGGCATTCCCCAGGAGCGAATCGGCTGACGATTTATCAAGGTTCATGCCGGTCGCAAATCCTCCCATTCGTAAGTCGCTGCGTATCCTGGCCGGCGGGTTCCTGTGGACGTTGATTGTGCTAGTGGCCGGATATTATGGACATGACAAAATTTCTTCCTTATTGAAAAAGGAAGAGCCCGCCAAGCTTCAATGGGAAGATCCAGAACGCAAGTTAGTGCAAGACAGGGAGTCGCGAAAAGGCCACCAACAATTTGTAACCAATCGGCGCGCTTTAATTCAGCAGACTGATATAGAAAAAGAACGTCAAGATTTGCTGGTGAATTTGGCTCGATTCCATCTCAGGAATGGAGAATATGGCGAGTTCTATTTCATCTATGATTCGCTGATCAGGCAGGATCCGAACAACCCACACAACAAAATCAACTTCGCGGGATTTCTGTTGGACAAGACGAATCCGTGGTATCACGATCCAAATCGTGCGTTGCAACTCGCCGAGGAGGCGGTTGCTTTGGACCCAGACACCTATTCACTGCGAGTGCTTGCCGAAGCATTGTATCAAACAGGTGACGCGGAACAGGCGAAGGATTTCCGACAAAAGGCGGACATTGCCTTATATGAAGCGGAAATTAAAGGAAGAGGAAGACTAAGAGGAATTGGAATTCTGAGGTTCAGCGAAAATGGTCGAGGAGTTCCACCGGTCAGCGGGCCTGGATCGCTCGTCCCCAAAAAAAGCGGCACCGCGGAGTGGCCTGGGGATTGA
- a CDS encoding tetratricopeptide repeat protein, translated as MAQAEIAPNGTIEQLTERLRNFESAGLPKPPNYLLSDYLCFLVDNELLPRETSDNVQAIYNDGRYGDAHIDEGVLAKTLSQLDAALAAIHKMDRPDIQALAQTLASFQVSVETSDQELAQPPVQSALATPTAAPEIPVPPPSETAKDSSQLMPIPKSHLGLWPGIIVCGILWTLVVLVAGYFGHDKISAMFPGSHIKTHKLVDDTALLERRRKFIEDRRALITEAKSEGERQNEMRSLGQAHIARGEYGEYYFIYDSLLQQDPSNDRNKVKLAELLLDLTSSWYHDPVRARKLLEESVTVDSAPYSRKLLAEALYQTGDKERAIEIRRGVDSDYEEMPERKQWIFRDRGRRFTWEMDESYPTKTGRDQSASRN; from the coding sequence ATGGCCCAGGCTGAAATTGCCCCCAATGGCACGATCGAGCAACTGACGGAGCGGTTGCGGAATTTTGAATCCGCTGGGCTACCCAAGCCGCCGAATTACTTACTGAGCGATTATCTTTGTTTTTTGGTCGACAACGAGTTGCTGCCTCGCGAAACGTCGGACAACGTGCAAGCGATCTACAATGACGGCCGCTACGGCGATGCGCATATCGATGAAGGGGTGTTGGCTAAGACACTCTCGCAACTTGATGCGGCATTGGCGGCGATCCACAAGATGGATCGACCTGACATCCAAGCTTTGGCGCAAACACTGGCCAGTTTTCAGGTATCTGTGGAGACCTCTGACCAGGAGCTCGCTCAACCACCTGTGCAATCAGCATTAGCGACTCCGACAGCAGCGCCCGAGATTCCAGTACCGCCTCCGAGTGAAACCGCCAAGGACTCATCACAATTGATGCCCATCCCGAAATCCCACTTGGGTTTGTGGCCCGGCATCATCGTCTGCGGGATTCTCTGGACGTTGGTTGTGTTGGTGGCAGGATATTTCGGACATGACAAAATATCCGCGATGTTTCCGGGGAGTCACATAAAAACCCACAAATTGGTGGACGACACGGCATTGTTAGAACGTCGTCGGAAATTTATTGAGGATCGGCGTGCTTTGATTACAGAGGCTAAGTCGGAGGGGGAACGCCAAAATGAGATGCGTAGTTTGGGTCAGGCTCATATTGCGCGTGGCGAGTATGGCGAGTATTATTTCATCTACGATTCGTTGCTTCAGCAGGATCCGAGTAACGACCGGAACAAAGTTAAATTGGCGGAGTTACTCTTGGACTTAACATCGTCGTGGTATCACGATCCGGTTCGCGCGCGAAAACTCCTCGAAGAATCGGTTACCGTGGACTCAGCCCCCTATTCTCGCAAACTACTTGCCGAGGCATTGTATCAAACTGGAGACAAGGAACGTGCGATTGAAATCAGACGTGGAGTAGACTCCGACTATGAGGAGATGCCGGAGCGTAAACAGTGGATCTTTCGTGATCGTGGCCGCAGGTTCACCTGGGAGATGGACGAGAGTTATCCCACAAAAACTGGGCGAGATCAGAGTGCGTCCAGGAATTGA